The region CCGGGCTGGATGCGCTCGTGGGCGGTAACTATATCGGCATGATGCCGGGTAAAGGTGAGCCGCAGGATCACTTTGTTGCCCTGGATACACAGCCCAAGTACCGCCTCAACAACGGCGATTTAATGATCCATCTGCAGGCGCCGGACCTCGGTTCTCTGAACAGCGGTTCGCTGGTCTATTTCCGCAAAATCCCGGTTGGTCGCGTGTACGATTACGCGATCAACCCGAATAAACAGGGCGTCACCATCGACGTGCTGATCGAGCGTCGCTTCACCAATCTGGTGAAAAAAGGCAGCCGCTTCTGGAACGTCTCCGGCGTGGATGCGGACGTCAGCCTGAGCGGTGCGAAAGTGAAGCTGGAAAGTCTGGCCGCGCTGGTGAATGGTGCCATTGCCTTTGACTCCCCGGAAAACTCAAGCCCCGCCACCGCGGATGACTCATTTGGATTGTACGCTGACCTGGCGCACAGCCAGCGCGGCGTGCTCGTTAAACTCGCCCTGCCCGATGCTAAGGGGCTAAAAGCGGGTTCGACGCCGCTGATGTATCAGGGGTTGCAGGTTGGTCAGCTCACCAAAATGACGCTCAACCCGGGCGGCTCGGTCACCGGCGAAATGACTGTCGACCCGAGCGTGGTCGATCTCCTGCGCGAGAAAACGCGTATCGAAATGCGCAGTCCAAAGCTCTCTCTGAACGATGCCAGCCTCAGCACGCTGTTGACCGGCAATACGTTTGAGCTCATCCCCGGCGAAGGTGAACCCAGCAATAGCTTCGTGATTGCCCCGGCGGATAAATCCCTGCTGCAAAAGCCGGGCGTAGTGACCGTCACCCTGAATGCGCCAGAAAGTTACGGAATCGAAGCCGGTCAGCCGTTAATTTTACACGGCGTGCAGGTCGGTCAGGTGCTGGAGCGTAAGCTCTCCGCGAATGGCGTGACCTTCTCGGTCGCCATCGATCCGCAGTACAGCGACCTGGTGCACGGTGACAGCAAATTCGTGGTGAACAGTCGCGTCGATGTGAAGGTGGGACTGGACGGCGTGGAGTTCCTCGGCGCCAGCGCCAGCGAATGGGTTAACGGCGGCATCCGCATTCTGCCCGGCGATAAAGGCCCCGTTCGCGACAGCTATCCGCTGTATGCCAACCTGGAGAAAGCGGTTGAAAACAGCCTGAGCGATCTCCCTACCACCACGCTGACGCTAAGCGCCGAGACGCTGCCGGACGTACAGGCGGGCTCCGTGGTGCTCTACCGCAAGTTTGAGGTCGGGGAAGTTATCACCGTTCGCCCGCGTGCGGATGCGTTTGATATCGAACTGCATATCAAGCCGGAGTACCGCAAGCTGCTGACGCCAAACAGCGTCTTCTGGGCCGAAGGCGGCGCGAAAGTTCAGCTTAACGGTAACGGGCTGACCGTGCAGGCCTCCCCGCTCTCACGCGCGCTGCGCGGAGCGATTAGCTTCGATAACCTCAGCGGCGCGGGCGCGAATCTGCGTAAAGGCGATAAGCGTATTCTCTTCCCGTCCGAAACCGCCGCACGCGCCGTGGGTGGACAGATTACCCTGCACGCGTTCGATGCCGGCAAGCTGGCGGAAGGCATGCCAATTCGCTATCTCGGCATTGATATCGGGCAGATCCAGAAGCTGACGCTGATTACCTCGCGCAACGAGGTGCAGGCCACCGCCGTGCTGTACCCGGAATATGTGCAGACCTTCGCCCGGACGGGTTCGCGCTTCTCGGTGGTCACGCCGCAGATCTCGGCCGCGGGCGTTGAGCATCTCGACACCATCCTGCAGCCGTACATCAACGTTGAGCCGGGCCAGGGCAATGCCCGTCGTGATTTCGAGCTGCAGGAAGCCACGATCACCGACTCGCGCTACCTTGGCGGCCTGAGCATCGTGGTGGAAGTGCCGGAAGCGGGCTCGCTGAGCATCGGCACCCCGGTACTGTTCCGCGGCATTGAGGTGGGTACGGTCACGGGCCTGACGCTCGGTACGCTCTCCGACCGCGTAATGGTGGCGTTACGCATCAGCGAACGCTACCAGCACCTGGTCCGCAATAACTCGGTATTCTGGCTGGCGTCCGGCTATTCGCTGGACTTTGGCCTGACGGGAGGCGTGGTGAAAACCGGCACCTTCAACCAGTTCATTCGCGGCGGTATCGCGTTTGCCACGCCGCCGGGCACGCCGCTGGCACCAAAAGCGCAGCCGGGTAAACACTTCCTGCTGCTCGAAAGCGAACCGAAAGAGTGGCGTGAATGGGGAACCGCCCTGCCGCGTTAATCTGACAGGCTCCGGTGTCAACGCACCGGAGCCTTTATGTTACACTGCGCACCTGAACTTTTCCCTGTGGTGTGCCCGTGGCTCAAAACTCCGTATTTCTTCCTGAACAATTCCTGGCGCAGATGCGCGAGGCGCTTCCCTCTCACCTGTCGTTAGCCGATTTTATCGCCGCCTGCCAGCGTCCGTTACGCCGAAGTATTCGCGTCAACACGCTGAAAATCAGCGTCGATGATTTTCTGGCGCTGGTCTCGCCGTACGGCTGGCAGCTTACGCCGGTCCCGTGGTGCGCCGAGGGTTTCTGGATCGAACGCGATGACGAAGCCTCGCTGCCGCTGGGCAGTACCGCTGAACATCTGAGCGGTCTGTTCTATATTCAGGAAGCCAGCTCGATGCTGCCGGTGGCCGCCCTGTTCGCCGATGGCAATGCGCCTGAACGCGTGATGGATGTTGCCGCGGCGCCCGGCTCAAAAACCACGCAAATTGCCGCCCGGATGGGTAACCACGGGGCGATCCTCGCCAACGAGTTTTCCGCCAGCCGCGTGAAGGTGCTGCATGCCAACATCAGCCGCTGCGGTATTCATAATGTTGCCCTGACGCACTTTGACGGACGCGTGTTTGGCGCCGCCTTACCGGAAGCCTTCGATGCCATTCTGCTGGACGCCCCCTGCTCCGGTGAAGGGGTGGTGCGTAAAGATCCCGATGCGTTAAAGAACTGGTCCGTGGAGAGCAACCTGGAGATCGCCGCCACGCAGCGCGAGCTGATTGAGAGCGCATTCCATGCCCTGCGTCCAGGCGGTACGCTGGTCTATTCAACGTGCACCTTAAACCGCGATGAAAACGAAGACGTCTGCCTGTGGCTGAAAGCGAACTACCCGGATGCCGTGGAGTTTCTGCCGCTTAACGACCTGTTTGCCTCGGCACAGGAGGCGGTCACGCCGGAGGGTTTCCTCCACGTGTTCCCGCAGATTTACGACTGTGAAGGGTTCTTTGTGGCGCGTCTGCGTAAAACGCAGGCCGTTGAGCCCCTGCCCGCGCCTAAATTTAAGGTCGGCAACTTCCCGTTTGCTCCCCTTAAAGGTCGCGATGCAGCACAGCTTGAAGCCGCCGCCAAAAAGGTTGGGCTGGTCTGGGATGAGAGTCTGCACCCCTGGATGCGTGATAAAGAGATATGGCTGTTCCCGGCACAGATCGAGCCGCTCATCGGAAAGGTCCGTTTTTCGCGAATCGGGATCCGCCTGGCTGAAGTGCATAACAAAGGCTATCGCTGGCAGCATGAGGCCGTTATCGCCCTTGCCGGATGCGAGAATACCTTTGCCCTGACGCATCAGGAAGCCGAAGAGTGGTACCGTGGTCGCGATGTCTATCCGGACAGCACGCCGTCAGGCGATGAAGTGATCGTAACGTATCAGGGATATCCGCTGGGGCTGGCAAAAAAAGTCGGTTCAAGGCTGAAAAACAGCTATCCGCGCGAGCTGGTTCGGGATGGCCGTCTGTTTACCGGTAACGATCGCACAGCCTGAAAAAAAGCGCATTTTTTTACTGGCGATTTTGCTCTCCTTGTCTACGATCAAAAATGGGTGATCGCACTGGTCATACCAGATTTTGACAACCGACCCGGAGAGCACTATGACGAAAACCAGCGTGCGTATTGGCGCTTTTGAGATCGACGACGCAGAGCTGCGCGGCGAAGCACAAGGCGATCGAACGTTAAGTATTCCCTGCAAATCCGACCCGGATTTGTGCATGCAGCTCGATGCATGGGACGCAGACACCAGCGTCCCGGCAATACTTGATGGCGAACATTCTGTCCTTTACCGTGAGCATTACGATAGTAAAACCGATGCCTGGGTCATGCGTCTTGCCTGACCTAAAGAGAACCCGCCCGAAGGCGGGTTATTTATTACTGCAGCTGCGCCAGCGTGAAGTAACCGTCGAACACAGCCCCCGTATCAATGTAGTGAAGATTATTAAAATCGTATCTTCTGTCGAGGGGCGTATGCCCAAACCAGAAATGATCCGCGCCGCTGATGCCCTCTCCTTTGCCCACCATAAATCCCATCAGCCTGTCGCGGTTCCATAAGACGCGCTGGGCGCTAACCGGTTTTTGCCAACAGTATTCCGCGGCCGGATAATCAGCATGGGCAATCACATTCAGACCGTTCGCACAGGTTATCTCGATGATATGCGGTAAATCGCGACAGGCGTCGAGCAACGACAGGGCAAGCTGTTGCTGGTCGCGTTCAAGATGCGAAAACCATATTCCACCATTCATCGTCCAGAGAGAAAAATCGTTATTATCCAGACTGTCGAGAGCCATTTGCTCATGGTTTCCACGCACGGCACGAAACCATTTTTCATGAATTAACTGCAGGCATTTAACGCTATCAGGGCCACGATCGATCACATCCCCGACTGAAATAAGTAAATCCTCATATGGGTTAAAATGACGGCGTTTAAGCTCATCCATAAGCCACTGGTAACAACCGTGTATATCGCTGACAACCCAGACGTGACGCCACATCCCACCTTCAATTCGCTGATACATAGGACCTCCTTTAAACAGTATAGCCGCCGCAGAAAAGGCAACAGACAGGCGCGGTCATCACGAAGTCAAACAAACGGTAAACCAAACAGAAATAAAGATCCTCGCGCTATTAATCCCTTTTTATTGGCTCTTTAGAATAAGGGTATAAAAAAAGAGGGTCTTCACGTGTCTAATACGCACCTGCATAACGATGTTTTTTATCCGCATCGCACAAATATTATTTCCGAGCTGGTGAACGGCAAACGCGTGCCGGGTCCGATCTGGCGCAAACGCGAATATCGTCTGAAGTTCCTTTTACGCTCGCTTCTGTTCTGGTCCTCCACCCATCGCATGCTGGAAGCCCTTTCGGGTCGCGACGATTTCGACAGGCTGCTGGCCTCTCAAATTACGTTGCCCAGCAAGACCCACCGACAATATCTGATGCGCGGCCTGACGGCTAACGATCGCGCCGACGCTATCGTCAACCATTACTACTGGATTGATAGCCTGAAAGAGAGCGGTCTCGCTCAGGCCCTGACGAGCCAGCAGGAGCAAACCGTTGTGCAGTTCCATGCTAAAGACGGCGTAACCTATACGGTCAATGCTTCCTCTGCGGGAAAAGCCGAGCGCGAAGGAGAAAGCACGCTGTGGCTACACGACAACGAGGATACGCTGCTGGCCAGCCTGACCTTTAGCGTCGCGCGCAGCAATGGTCAGCAAGTCATGGTCATTGGCGGGCTTCAGGGGCCCCGTCGCTGCGTATCGCGAGACGTCATTAAACAGGCCACCCGCGCCTGTCACGGCCTGTTCCCTAAGCGCGTGTTGATGGAAGTTCTTTTTCAGCTGGCTGCGCAGTCATCTGTCCGGGCGATTTTTGCCGTCAGCGACGAGGGGCACGTTTTCCGCGCGTTGCGATATCGCCTGAGCAAAGGCCGCCATTTCCACGCCAGCTACGATGAATTTTGGGCATCTCTGGACGGTAAAAAGCTTTCGGCCTTCTGCTGGCAGCTGCCGCTGCAAATGGAGCGTAAATCCCTTGAAGAGATTGCCAGTAAAAAACGTGCCGAATACCGCCGTCGCTTTGAGCTGCTTGATGAAATAGAGACATCCGTGAAGTCCCGCTTTTAACGATGACTCTTGCTTTATCCGACTGCACACGAAAATTTAACAAAACAGGCAAAAAGGGCTGGACTTCGGCATGCTGTGTTGTGTTATGTTTTAGCAGGACGTACAGGATGTACGCACTGTATGAGAAAGATTGCGTTGGGATTACGCGTTTACTTTCATACAGATAAAAAGAGACCGAATACGATTCCTGTATTCGGTCCAGGGAAATGGCTCTTGGGAGAGAGCCGTGCGCTAAAAGTTGGCATTAATGCAGGCTAAGTCGCCTTGCCTTTTAAGAATAGATGACGACGCCAGGTTTTCCAGTCCACAGCTAAAGCGGTCGGAAAAAAAGCGCCAGAGCATCATTAAAAGTGAAAAACCGCAGTGCTTTCGCAAGCATCTGCGGTTTTTTATTGGAAACCCGAACGTTAGCAGAGCTTGTCGGCGCGCTCGATAAACGGTGCCAGACTCATTTTTTGTCCCGGATGCGACGGGTCATCGATTTGAATGATGCTAATCGGCTGGCCGCTGCTCTTGCCGCTGGCTACCTGCTGCTCTGCGGTATCATTCAGGGGGTATTGCACCAGCGTGCTCGGATTGATGGCATACAGCGCATGGCCTGGACGGCAGGTCAGCATCACCTCTTCGCGATTGAACGCCCATTTGTCCTTACCCACTTCGAAACGGCTCACGGTGATGACCTGCGGTGCGGCAAACGCGCTCCCCGTACAGGTCAGCAATAAGAGAGAAAGTACTGTCTTTTTCATATGATATTTAACCTTGTCAGAAGGGTTCCCAGGTGGCAAACAGACTGACCGTTGCCAGCACCAGCGCTCCCAGCACCACTTCTGCCTGTGTCATCCTGATAAAAATCTGCTTTGCTCGCCCGGTCTCCGGACGAAACCGTGGCACCAGAAAATACCGATTTGCCAGCGCAATTACCACCATCAACGCCACCAGCGCACATTTGAACAACAAATACTGCACGTAGCCAGCCTGCCAGGGAATATCGAGGCCCCGTATCATGAGTGCATTTATCACCCCGGAGAGCAGCACGCCAGCAACGGCGTAATGCCCCACGCGCGAGAAGCGCATCATGGTAAAGATGGCGGCATTCTGCCAGCGCCCTTTCGCCAGTCGCATGCAGAACAGCAGGGGCAGTAATCCGCCAAGCCAGGTGGCGGCACAGATCAGGTGAAAAGCATAATTAAGACGCTGCAGCGCCCCCATCGGACCGTCGTTCATCGCCGCGTGCCCTACCCCAGCCAGCAGGATAAGCTGGCCCATTGCGAGCAGCAGCAGACGCGAACCTTTCAGCGGCGCGAGCCATGCGGCACTGACCGTTATCGCAGCGAGGATTATTTGCCACAGCCAGACGCCGCCAAACCGGGTTCCCATCACGCTGAACCAGACCTGTGGCGCAAACACATCTCCCCAGCCGTTGCCCATCAATCCGCCCTGCAGCATAAACATCAGGACCGCAGCCGCCAGGCTCACTAGGGCCGCCACTTTCTGCTGAGACTGAAAACGCCGGGACAGCAGACGGTGGAGAGAGGAAGGCGCAAACCAGACGCTATAAAGCGCATTGCCAAACACCAGCATCAGCGCCCCGAAATGGATAAAGCGTAACCCGACATAACACAGCGCCAGCATGCTATTTCACGCTAAAGTGATAGCTGCCTTTGGTTTTATGGCCGTCTACGGAGACCACGTGCCAGTCCACCTGGTAAGTTCCTGCTGCCAGCGTTTGTTCCAGCGGCACGGTAAGCTGAGCTTTGTTCTTTTCGTCGCGCGTAACGGTTCCCGTTTTGATGACCTGCTTTTGCGCATCCGTTACCACCACACCGCTAAAACCAGGTTCGATACCTTCCGAAAAATTCAGCATAAGTGCCTGAGGTGCGGTCACCACGCTGTCTGCTGCCGGGACCTGCTGGTTAAGATGCGCATGTGCAAGCACGGAGGGCGTCATCATTGTCGAGGCCACAAAAATCAGTGCGCATACTGCGCGGGAAGCGGAGAAACCCATCCAATCATTCCTTTTTGTTATGTCTGTATGCTAAAGAATAACGCTGTATAATAAACGAGTCGAGGATCATCCTGCCTCCGCTTGTCATCATCGTGCAATCGCGGTAACGTTGCCGCCGCATAAAAAGGAGAAGGTAATGAAGATCAATCTGGCCGCCCTTCCGCAGGACGAGATGGATAAAGTGAATGTCGATCTCGCTGCCGCTGGGGTCGCGTTCAAAGAGCGTTACAACATGCCCATCGTGGCTGAAGTCGTGGAACGGGAACAGCCCGCCCATCTGCGCGACTGGTTCCGCGAAAGACTCATCGCCCACCGTCTTGCCTCGGTCAATCTCTCCCGTTTACCGTACGAGCCTAAAGTTAAATAAGCTTAACGAGTCGTTACACTTCCTTACGCGTAATCTGGCAGGATAAGAAAACCCTGATAAATTTGGGTCTATTCTTAAATCTCTGCGACTCAGTGTATAAGGAAGTCACGATGTCACATTGGAATATAGCGGCAGCCCAGTATGGCGGGCTGCATCAGACCGTAGATGACCATGTTACGCACCACCTGCGCTTCATCGCCGAAGCAGCGCGGCAGCGGTGCGAACTGCTGGTTTTCCCTGAACTCTCATTAACGGGCTCTGGCGCGCCGACGTTACCTCCCCCGCCCGATGACGCGCAGCTGGAGCCGCTGCTCAACGCGGCACATCTACACCAGATTACCGTTATTGCCGGGCTCCCCCTGGAACAGAATGGCCAGCGCCAGAAAGGCCTTGTGCTGTTTTCGCCCGCTCGCCATCGCATTTTGCGCTATCCGCAAGGGCGCGGAGCGAGCCTGGTGCCGGGGGATAGACACCTTAGCATCCTTGATGCACATCCCGATTCGCCCAATCTCGATCCCCGGGCAACGCTTGTTACCAGCTGCCAGTCGGTGGGGGATAATCGCTGGCGGCAGTCCATCAGTAACCTGCAGCGCTTCGCGCATAAATATGCCATTGCGGTGCTGATGGCGAACGCCTGCGGCGGCAGCGCGCTGTGGGATGAAAAAGGCCAGCTGGTCGTGCGCGCGGATAAGGGCGAGCTTCTGGTGACCGGCACGCTCGGCAGAGAGGGTTGGCAAGCCGATATCATTCCTTTAGGCTAGGCGTTTTAAGCTCAGGAGTTTTCAATGCTGCGCGTCATCGATACCGAAACTTGCGATCTTCAGGGCGGAATAGTGGAAGTGGCCTCTGTCGACGTGGTTGATGGTAAAATCGTCAACCCCATGAGCCATCTGGTGCGTCCCGATCGCCCCATCAGCCCTCAGGCAATGGCTATCCATCGCATTACCGAATCGATGGTGGCGGATAAGCCGTGGATCGAAGAGATCATCCCTCACTACTACGGTAGCCCGTGGTACGTCGCGCATAACGCCAGCTTTGACCGCCGGGTGTTGCCTGAAATGCCGGGGGAATGGATTTGCACCATGAAGCTGGCGCGTCGTCTGTGGCCGGGGATTAAATACAGCAATATGGCGCTGTACAAGTCACGCAAGCTCAGCGTTCGTACCCCTGAGGGGCTTCACCATCACCGCGCCCTGTATGACTGCTATATCACCGCCGCGCTGCTGATTGATATTATGAATATCTCTGGCTGGACGCCGGATGACATGGCGACGATCACCGGACGTCCCGCGCTGCTGACCACGTTTACCTTTGGTAAATATCGCGGGAAGCCGGTGTCCGAGGTGGCGGATAAAGACCCGGGCTATTTGCGCTGGCTGTATAACAACCTCGACAGAATGAGCCCGGAACTGCGCTTAACGCTAAAACATTATCTGGGCGACGCTTAACGCTCCGCACGGCCTGGCAGCGTTTCCTGCGCCAGGCCTATTAAAAAGGCATATTCCAGGGCAACGCCTTCGTACGATTTAAATCGCCCCGATTTCCCTCCGTGTCCGGAATCCATATCGGTACACAGCAGCAGCAGATTGTCATCGGTTTTCAGCTCCCGCAGTTTTGCCACCCATTTTGCCGGCTCCCAGTATTGCACCTGAGAATCATGCAAACCGGTGGTGACCAGCATATGCGGGTAGGCTTTCGCCTCAACGTTATCGTACGGGCTGTACTCTTTCATATAGCGGTAGTACATCTCATCCTGCGGATTCCCCCACTCCTCAAACTCCCCGGTGGTAAGAGGAATGGATTCATCGAGCATGGTCGTGACCACATCGACAAACGGTACCTGCGCGACAATCCCCTTAAAGCGGTCGGGACGCTGGTTGATCGCCGCCCCCATCAGCATGCCGCCCGCGCTGCCCCCCATGCCAAAGCAGAGCTGCGGAGCGCCGTAGCCCTGCTCAATCAGCGCATCACAGACGTCGAGGTAGTCATTGAAGGTGTTTTTCTTTTTCAGGAATTTCCCGTCTTCATACCAGTTCTGGCCCAGCTCACCGCCGCCGCGAATATGGGCGATGGCGAAAACAAAGCCGCGATCGAGCAGGCTTAACCGGCTGCTGCTGAAATCGGCATCCATGCTTGAGCCATACGAGCCGTAGCCGTACACCAGGATCGGGTTTTTGCCTTTCTGGAAATGGCCTTTGTGATAGACCAGCGAGACCGGGACCTCAACGCTATCGCGGGCGGTAACCCACAGGTGCTCGCTGCGGTAGTTTTCGGACTCAAAACCTTTTACCTCGGTCTGTTTAATCACCTGGCGCTGCCCGGTATCCATATCCAGCTCAAACAGGGTGTCCGGCGTGGTCATGGAGGAGTAGCCGTAGCGCAACCGCGACGATTCGGGTTCAGGATTGAACCCAATCCACGTCACGTAGGCCGGGTCATCAAACGCAATCCCCACCACTTCCCGGGTTTTACGGTTGATTTGCCGGATACTGGTCAGCCCGCGCTGACGCTCTTCCACCACCAGCCAGTCGGTAAACAGGGTGAACCCTTCCAGCATCACCTGATCCCGCGCGGGGATAAGCACTTCCCACTTGCGCTCATCGCGCACTTTGGTTCTATAGAGACCAAAGTTTTTGCCCTCGCGATTGGAGCGCAGATAAAAGCTGTGCTGGAAGTGATCCAGGCTGTACTCGTGATCCTTGCGGCGCGGCAGGAAACAGAGCGGCTGGGCGTCCGGCAGTTCGGCATCCAGCAGCAGAACTTCCGACGTCGTCGCGCTGGCAAGGAAGATAATCACATAGTGGCGTGAGGAGGTTTTATGCAGGCTGACATAGAACGTTTCGTCTTTCTCTTCATAAACCAGCTCGTCGTCAGCGGAGTCTGTTCCCACGGTATGTCGCCACACCTGGTAAGGCAGCAGCGTCGACGCGTGCTTTTTGACGTAGTAGACCGTCTCGGAATCATTCGCCCAGACAAAATCCGGGGAGACGTTTTCCAGCATTTCCGGATACCAGTTGCCGGTCTCCAGATTGCGAAACCGCAGGCCGTACTGGCGGCGGGAGAGATAATCCTCCGCCAGCGCCATCACCGCGTTGTCAGGGGAAATGGACATGCCGCCCAGGGTATAAAACTCGCTATGGGCGGCCCGCTGGTTGGCATCGAGCAGAATATCCCACTCATCCCATTCGGCGCTTAACACCGACTGACGCTGGTAGATGGGATACTCATTGCCGGGCTCGTAAATATGGCGATAGCGATAGCCGTTTTTGGTCCAGGGCGCGGAGATATCGCGCTGGGGAATACGCTGCACCATTTCATTCAGCAGCTGGTCCTGAAGCGTCTGCTGGCTGGACATGACCTTGCGGCCATAGTCGTTTTCCTCGTGCAGGT is a window of Enterobacter cloacae complex sp. ECNIH7 DNA encoding:
- the ptrB gene encoding oligopeptidase B yields the protein MPPKARRTPYAITTHGDTRIDNYYWLRDDSRSRPEVLDYLHEENDYGRKVMSSQQTLQDQLLNEMVQRIPQRDISAPWTKNGYRYRHIYEPGNEYPIYQRQSVLSAEWDEWDILLDANQRAAHSEFYTLGGMSISPDNAVMALAEDYLSRRQYGLRFRNLETGNWYPEMLENVSPDFVWANDSETVYYVKKHASTLLPYQVWRHTVGTDSADDELVYEEKDETFYVSLHKTSSRHYVIIFLASATTSEVLLLDAELPDAQPLCFLPRRKDHEYSLDHFQHSFYLRSNREGKNFGLYRTKVRDERKWEVLIPARDQVMLEGFTLFTDWLVVEERQRGLTSIRQINRKTREVVGIAFDDPAYVTWIGFNPEPESSRLRYGYSSMTTPDTLFELDMDTGQRQVIKQTEVKGFESENYRSEHLWVTARDSVEVPVSLVYHKGHFQKGKNPILVYGYGSYGSSMDADFSSSRLSLLDRGFVFAIAHIRGGGELGQNWYEDGKFLKKKNTFNDYLDVCDALIEQGYGAPQLCFGMGGSAGGMLMGAAINQRPDRFKGIVAQVPFVDVVTTMLDESIPLTTGEFEEWGNPQDEMYYRYMKEYSPYDNVEAKAYPHMLVTTGLHDSQVQYWEPAKWVAKLRELKTDDNLLLLCTDMDSGHGGKSGRFKSYEGVALEYAFLIGLAQETLPGRAER